A genomic window from Candidatus Thermoplasmatota archaeon includes:
- a CDS encoding winged helix-turn-helix transcriptional regulator translates to MEGDLLELDARKRIYGYVAKHPGAYLREMERELGLSQGQLNYHLDLLEKRGLLVSEKEAYTKRYFIHGGEGYAYRKIVPVLKPRATRSLIVEILRAGWITHGELAERVRLSSSTVTYHAKRLVEKEVVERTRAYGLVYYRVRDPEAVVDALTAIRESLMDAAVDRFLAGWANLDARHVRAEAPPPPAGPAYAPASADAPAPTGAAPAAEGQGQMQRGLVHLLFAKL, encoded by the coding sequence TTGGAAGGCGACCTCCTTGAGCTCGACGCGCGAAAACGGATCTACGGGTACGTCGCCAAGCACCCGGGAGCCTACCTCCGCGAGATGGAGCGCGAGCTTGGTCTCTCGCAAGGCCAGCTCAACTACCACCTCGACCTCCTCGAGAAGCGAGGCCTTCTCGTCTCCGAGAAGGAGGCGTACACGAAGCGCTACTTCATCCACGGCGGCGAAGGCTACGCGTACCGCAAGATCGTCCCGGTGCTCAAGCCCCGCGCCACGCGCTCGCTCATCGTCGAGATCCTGCGCGCCGGCTGGATCACGCACGGCGAGCTTGCCGAGCGCGTGAGGCTCTCCTCGAGCACGGTCACGTACCACGCCAAGCGCCTCGTGGAGAAGGAGGTCGTCGAGCGGACGCGCGCCTACGGCCTCGTGTACTACCGCGTCCGGGATCCCGAGGCCGTCGTGGATGCGCTCACGGCCATCCGCGAGAGCCTCATGGACGCCGCCGTCGACCGCTTCCTTGCCGGGTGGGCGAACCTCGACGCGCGGCACGTCCGCGCGGAAGCCCCGCCGCCGCCGGCCGGGCCCGCCTACGCGCCCGCGTCCGCCGACGCTCCGGCCCCGACGGGCGCGGCACCCGCGGCCGAAGGGCAGGGGCAGATGCAGCGCGGGCTCGTCCACCTCCTTTTCGCGAAGCTTTGA
- a CDS encoding response regulator, producing the protein MKDLEQSLGFFQQTVLIVDDEPDIRTSLRDLLQTSLRGLRTLTCEDGKAAAEALKRQPVDLIIADYRMPEMDGLEFLKLARKAAPEVPRILVTAYPDLDLAIRALNEAAIENFFTKPLEPDKILDVSRGLLHERRIAEIRNRAFIRSLDLLSRRLERPADSLL; encoded by the coding sequence TTGAAGGATCTCGAACAGTCGCTCGGATTTTTCCAGCAGACGGTCCTCATCGTGGACGACGAACCGGACATCCGAACGAGCCTGCGCGACCTCCTGCAAACCTCGCTTCGAGGCCTTCGGACGCTGACCTGCGAGGACGGCAAAGCGGCGGCCGAGGCTCTCAAGCGGCAACCCGTGGACCTCATCATCGCCGACTACCGCATGCCGGAGATGGACGGCCTCGAGTTCCTCAAGCTCGCGCGCAAAGCCGCGCCCGAGGTCCCCCGCATCCTCGTGACGGCCTATCCGGACCTCGACCTTGCGATCCGGGCGCTCAACGAGGCCGCGATCGAGAACTTCTTCACAAAGCCGCTGGAGCCGGACAAGATCCTCGACGTTTCGCGCGGCCTGCTGCACGAGCGCCGGATCGCGGAGATCCGCAACCGAGCCTTCATCCGGTCGCTCGATCTCCTCTCGCGTCGCCTCGAGCGTCCGGCCGACTCGCTGCTCTAG
- a CDS encoding 30S ribosomal protein S12 yields MATGLFAARKLQKNRAKLRWSDRYYKRRILQLKKRSDPLEGVPQARGIVIEKVGIEAKQPNSAIRKAVKIQLIKNGRQVTAFAPGNGAINYIDEHDEVLVEGIGGRMGRSYGDIPGVRYKVIQVNNVSLLELVRGRKEKPMR; encoded by the coding sequence ATGGCAACCGGACTCTTCGCCGCGCGAAAGCTTCAGAAGAACCGCGCAAAGCTGCGCTGGAGCGACCGCTACTACAAGCGCCGCATCCTGCAGCTCAAGAAGAGGTCCGACCCGCTCGAGGGCGTTCCGCAGGCCCGCGGCATCGTCATCGAGAAGGTGGGCATCGAGGCCAAGCAGCCCAACTCGGCCATCCGGAAGGCCGTCAAGATCCAGCTCATCAAGAACGGCCGCCAGGTGACCGCCTTTGCGCCGGGCAACGGCGCCATCAACTACATCGACGAGCACGACGAGGTCCTCGTCGAGGGCATCGGCGGGCGCATGGGCCGCTCGTACGGGGACATCCCCGGCGTCCGGTACAAGGTCATCCAGGTCAACAACGTCTCCCTCCTCGAGCTCGTTCGCGGGCGCAAGGAAAAGCCGATGCGGTGA
- a CDS encoding hybrid sensor histidine kinase/response regulator, with translation MTQFAARATRVLVVEDNRGDLRFLEETLRETGEPFETSAASTLGEARKILAERTVDAVVTDLDLPDSRGLATVAGLLAERPQTPLVVLTGSDDPTLGVEAVRHGAQDYLRKDALLPDSLLRAIRYAIERKGAELERMARAEQEREVERLREMDRLKTQLVNLSAHELHTPLTPLRLQLHLLRTGKLGPLTARQQEAVEILDANVRRLGNLVSDMLDVARMESGRFPLRPATVDLGVRVAQAARPFVDLAAEEGKRLVVDAPEGLLVAADPERLDQIVANLLSNALKATRAGDRIEIHCARDGEAVLARVSDTGAGFPPEAQTQIFRPFEQAHEREGTGLGLYIARELAERHGGTLRAQSEGPGRGAVFELRLPAAAP, from the coding sequence ATGACGCAATTTGCGGCGCGAGCGACCCGGGTCCTGGTGGTGGAGGACAACCGAGGGGACCTGAGGTTCCTCGAGGAGACGCTGCGCGAAACGGGCGAACCGTTCGAAACAAGCGCGGCCTCGACGCTTGGCGAGGCGCGCAAGATCCTGGCCGAGCGCACGGTCGACGCGGTCGTCACGGATCTCGACCTCCCCGACAGCCGGGGCTTGGCCACCGTCGCGGGCCTCCTTGCGGAGCGGCCGCAGACGCCCCTTGTGGTGCTCACGGGCTCCGACGACCCGACGTTGGGCGTCGAGGCGGTCCGGCACGGAGCGCAGGACTACCTCCGCAAGGACGCGCTCTTGCCCGACTCGCTCCTGCGGGCCATCCGCTACGCGATCGAGCGCAAGGGCGCGGAGCTCGAGCGCATGGCGCGCGCCGAGCAGGAGCGCGAGGTCGAGCGCCTGCGCGAGATGGACCGTCTGAAGACGCAGCTTGTCAACCTGAGCGCGCACGAGCTCCACACGCCGCTCACGCCGCTTCGCCTGCAGCTTCATCTGCTCCGGACGGGCAAGCTTGGACCCCTCACCGCGCGCCAGCAGGAGGCCGTCGAGATCCTCGACGCAAACGTGCGCCGGCTGGGCAACCTCGTCTCCGACATGCTTGACGTCGCGCGCATGGAGTCCGGGCGCTTCCCGCTGCGTCCCGCGACCGTCGACCTTGGCGTCCGCGTCGCGCAGGCCGCGCGCCCCTTCGTCGACCTTGCGGCCGAGGAGGGAAAGCGCCTCGTGGTGGACGCGCCGGAGGGCCTTCTCGTCGCGGCGGACCCCGAGCGCCTGGACCAGATCGTCGCGAACCTCCTGAGCAACGCGCTCAAGGCCACGCGCGCGGGCGACCGGATCGAGATCCACTGCGCGCGCGACGGCGAGGCGGTGCTGGCGCGCGTGTCCGACACGGGAGCGGGATTTCCGCCGGAGGCCCAAACGCAGATCTTCCGACCCTTCGAGCAGGCCCACGAGCGCGAGGGAACCGGCCTTGGCCTTTACATCGCACGCGAGCTTGCGGAGCGGCACGGCGGCACGCTTCGTGCGCAAAGCGAGGGCCCGGGCCGCGGGGCGGTGTTCGAGCTTCGCCTGCCGGCCGCTGCGCCCTAG
- the xseB gene encoding exodeoxyribonuclease VII small subunit: protein MTATTAVEESFEARMARLEALVRELEGGGLGLDASMRKFEEAVGLVRGLREQLARAESRVLELTKDGQIRELRLDA from the coding sequence ATGACGGCGACCACGGCGGTGGAAGAGAGCTTCGAGGCGCGGATGGCACGGTTGGAGGCGCTCGTTCGCGAGCTCGAAGGCGGAGGGCTTGGCCTGGACGCGTCCATGCGCAAGTTCGAAGAGGCCGTGGGCCTCGTGCGCGGACTGCGCGAGCAGCTTGCCCGCGCCGAGTCGCGAGTGCTCGAGCTCACGAAGGACGGCCAGATCCGCGAGCTGCGTTTGGACGCGTGA
- a CDS encoding DUF2935 domain-containing protein: protein MAQRIGTGTGGERTASGLNVVRPTPPTPELAGMVQYARNAAGEVERPYEIPVILPSQEDLDPRKHAWADARFWTNIMSEHALFFAVLMPPELAEEPRSEALEFHERFKGLHERVANSPPPQRGDVRTFTRDIANEIRPFIEYKERQHKAQTTGALRSLVWPLFFEHTRREAVRFVNRLEGFGREEPAFDRREVVAFWSQIMDEHARFVAHLLDPDERELVEKAMSTSRVFASWRPTGAGAAEALVKEPTTVLSSLIQNPEMDAVMSAAQTILDFKTEAARNIEAARIRSIIEPRLGDHVRREAIKFIDELKRTGD, encoded by the coding sequence ATGGCCCAGCGAATCGGCACCGGGACCGGCGGCGAGCGGACTGCAAGCGGACTGAACGTCGTACGGCCCACGCCGCCCACGCCGGAGCTTGCGGGCATGGTGCAGTACGCCCGCAACGCCGCGGGCGAAGTCGAGCGCCCCTACGAGATCCCGGTGATCCTCCCCTCGCAGGAGGACCTCGATCCGCGCAAGCACGCGTGGGCCGACGCGCGCTTTTGGACCAACATCATGAGCGAGCACGCGCTCTTCTTCGCGGTCCTCATGCCGCCCGAGCTTGCCGAGGAACCGCGCAGCGAGGCGCTCGAGTTCCACGAGCGCTTCAAAGGCCTCCACGAGCGCGTGGCAAACTCGCCGCCGCCCCAGCGCGGCGATGTGCGCACGTTCACGCGGGACATCGCCAACGAGATCCGCCCGTTCATCGAGTACAAGGAGCGCCAGCACAAGGCCCAGACGACCGGCGCGCTCCGAAGCCTCGTGTGGCCGCTGTTCTTCGAGCACACGCGGCGCGAAGCCGTGCGCTTTGTCAACCGCCTCGAGGGGTTCGGACGCGAGGAGCCCGCCTTCGACCGCCGCGAGGTCGTCGCCTTCTGGTCGCAGATCATGGACGAGCACGCGCGCTTCGTCGCGCATCTCCTCGATCCCGACGAGCGCGAGCTCGTCGAGAAGGCGATGAGCACAAGCCGCGTCTTTGCAAGCTGGAGGCCCACGGGCGCAGGCGCGGCCGAAGCGTTGGTGAAGGAGCCCACGACGGTCCTCTCCTCGCTCATCCAGAACCCGGAGATGGACGCCGTCATGAGCGCGGCCCAGACCATTCTCGACTTCAAGACCGAGGCCGCCCGCAACATCGAGGCCGCGCGCATCCGCAGCATCATCGAGCCGCGGTTGGGGGACCACGTGCGTCGCGAGGCCATCAAGTTCATCGACGAGCTCAAGCGAACGGGCGACTGA
- a CDS encoding NAD(P)/FAD-dependent oxidoreductase has protein sequence MPGLGKPLDVKIVGGGLAGMITAHQLLAHPRPDGRPYQITIYESAEKPYTTLCGEGISDENLRRFAAFDSFPHVAQTFRGAAWYMPGDKVIHVEQKCHTIERATWIPAMAESFRKKGGKLVLNKKILLEDLPHMAYDVLIGADGPGSVVRKYIGGTIDIKLGIQYRVKHSSYATDRLEFYTDKAYCSEYAWIFPKDDTLNVGLLADNPTQDWKRLDRFMKDKGVDGKVAVREAYPIGFNGDKVADPAFPNVALVGDSGGLTNPLTKGGIAAVILSSEILAQCVARDELALYNERIMTHPIMNPAYKKAVAWIAEATNEEIARLIRFLPKVTRSGDGVPKSENRWTLLKTFFGNLDRLQDVRTIYRAMSLSRRYSW, from the coding sequence ATGCCGGGCCTGGGCAAGCCGCTTGACGTCAAGATCGTGGGAGGGGGCCTCGCCGGCATGATCACGGCCCACCAGCTGCTGGCGCACCCTCGCCCCGACGGGCGCCCCTACCAGATCACGATCTACGAGAGCGCGGAGAAGCCCTACACGACGCTCTGCGGGGAAGGCATCAGCGACGAGAACCTCCGTCGCTTTGCCGCCTTCGACTCGTTCCCGCACGTCGCCCAGACGTTCCGTGGAGCCGCCTGGTACATGCCCGGCGACAAGGTCATCCACGTCGAGCAGAAGTGCCACACGATCGAGCGCGCGACGTGGATCCCCGCCATGGCCGAGTCGTTCCGGAAGAAGGGCGGGAAGCTCGTGCTCAACAAGAAGATCCTCCTCGAGGACCTGCCCCACATGGCCTACGACGTGCTCATCGGAGCCGACGGGCCGGGAAGCGTCGTCCGGAAATACATCGGCGGCACGATCGACATCAAGCTCGGAATCCAGTACCGCGTCAAGCACAGCTCCTACGCGACCGACCGGCTCGAGTTCTACACCGACAAAGCCTACTGCAGCGAGTACGCCTGGATCTTCCCCAAAGACGACACCTTGAACGTGGGCCTCTTGGCCGACAACCCCACCCAGGATTGGAAGCGCCTGGACCGGTTCATGAAGGACAAGGGCGTCGACGGCAAAGTCGCCGTGCGCGAGGCCTATCCCATCGGGTTCAACGGCGACAAGGTGGCCGACCCGGCGTTCCCCAACGTCGCGCTCGTGGGCGACTCCGGGGGCCTCACGAACCCGCTCACGAAGGGCGGCATCGCGGCCGTCATCCTGTCGAGCGAGATCCTGGCCCAATGCGTCGCGCGCGACGAGCTTGCCCTCTACAACGAGCGCATCATGACGCACCCCATCATGAACCCCGCCTACAAGAAGGCCGTCGCGTGGATCGCCGAGGCCACAAACGAGGAGATCGCCCGACTCATCCGCTTCCTGCCGAAGGTCACGCGCTCGGGCGACGGCGTGCCGAAGTCCGAGAACCGGTGGACGCTCCTCAAGACGTTCTTTGGAAACCTGGATCGCCTGCAGGACGTTCGCACCATCTATCGCGCCATGAGCTTGAGCCGGCGATACAGCTGGTGA
- a CDS encoding 30S ribosomal protein S7, whose product MAPDETPPADATPTTPAAANPAPGTTTLLFDRWDTSGVEVADASLRKYINLHAVRIPHTSARHANKPFGKQRLNIVERLVNVVMKSEMYTGKKSKAYTVVHDALAIVEQKTKQNPIQVLVRAIEKAAPREEVTRLRYGGISVPKAVDVSPSRRLDIALRHLCEGARALAYNRNPRAMHEWLAQEIIRASKGEMESKAVAKKEEVERVAKSAR is encoded by the coding sequence ATGGCGCCCGACGAGACTCCTCCGGCCGACGCGACTCCGACCACCCCCGCTGCGGCAAACCCCGCCCCCGGCACCACCACGCTCCTGTTCGACCGGTGGGACACAAGCGGCGTCGAGGTCGCGGACGCCTCGCTTCGCAAATACATCAACCTCCACGCCGTGCGCATCCCTCACACGAGCGCGCGCCACGCGAACAAGCCCTTTGGCAAGCAGCGCCTGAACATCGTCGAGCGGCTCGTGAACGTCGTCATGAAGAGCGAGATGTACACGGGCAAGAAGAGCAAGGCCTACACGGTCGTGCACGACGCGCTTGCGATCGTCGAGCAGAAGACGAAGCAGAACCCGATCCAGGTGCTCGTCCGCGCGATCGAGAAGGCCGCGCCGCGCGAGGAGGTCACGCGCCTGCGCTACGGCGGCATCTCGGTCCCCAAGGCCGTCGACGTGTCGCCCTCGCGCCGCCTCGACATCGCCCTTCGCCACCTGTGCGAGGGCGCCCGCGCGCTCGCGTACAACCGCAACCCGCGCGCCATGCACGAGTGGCTTGCGCAGGAGATCATCCGCGCCAGCAAGGGCGAGATGGAGTCGAAGGCGGTCGCAAAGAAGGAAGAAGTCGAGCGCGTCGCGAAGTCGGCGCGGTAG
- a CDS encoding M12 family metallo-peptidase, which yields MASSRLLLPTLALVVAMPLLQTGELPLAAGIAGASKGHCVDEDLCVEPSPTHPCVRAGPRWACLPVSCLRGPMPPPLASPLGLLNGWDPRTFEVALAVDGEFVTAHGAAWRQEALSIFATVGAFYSRWVNLRVAVVDLHVHHFAGDENERLEQLSQHYRQDHSGLRREATHLLSGSGEGGLASCIGTAGKAEEAFSVSTAAHPNGVPGLLADPEAAARLAAHELGHLLAAHHHYANCIEPAGGYDPQRPRQACTIMVPKHELTTLSMSAMERLVMRGHAEGANL from the coding sequence ATGGCCTCGTCCCGTCTCTTGCTCCCTACGCTTGCGCTCGTCGTCGCGATGCCGCTCCTCCAGACCGGCGAGCTCCCGTTGGCCGCGGGCATTGCGGGCGCCTCGAAGGGCCACTGTGTCGACGAGGACCTTTGCGTGGAGCCCTCGCCCACGCATCCATGCGTCCGGGCCGGCCCGCGATGGGCGTGCCTGCCGGTCTCCTGCCTTCGGGGTCCGATGCCTCCGCCCTTGGCAAGCCCACTTGGGCTTCTGAACGGCTGGGATCCGAGGACCTTCGAGGTGGCCCTCGCCGTGGACGGCGAGTTCGTGACGGCCCACGGCGCCGCGTGGCGGCAGGAGGCTCTCTCCATTTTCGCGACGGTAGGCGCCTTCTACTCGCGTTGGGTGAACCTGCGCGTCGCCGTGGTCGACCTGCATGTCCACCACTTCGCAGGCGACGAGAACGAGCGGCTGGAGCAGCTTAGCCAGCATTACCGCCAGGACCATTCGGGTCTCCGCCGCGAAGCCACGCACCTTCTGTCGGGCAGCGGGGAGGGCGGCCTTGCATCGTGCATCGGAACGGCCGGGAAGGCCGAGGAAGCGTTCAGCGTGAGCACGGCTGCTCATCCAAACGGCGTGCCGGGCCTGCTTGCCGACCCGGAGGCCGCGGCTCGGCTGGCGGCACACGAATTGGGGCACCTTCTCGCCGCGCACCACCACTACGCAAATTGCATCGAGCCCGCAGGGGGCTACGATCCCCAACGCCCGCGGCAAGCCTGCACGATCATGGTCCCAAAGCACGAGCTCACGACGCTTTCCATGAGCGCCATGGAGCGGCTCGTGATGCGCGGGCACGCCGAAGGCGCAAACCTCTAG
- the xseA gene encoding exodeoxyribonuclease VII large subunit, which produces MPTGVSEPAEGPPPSVPYLSVTELNLHLKARLESDERLADVWVKGEVSNFKRAESGHLYFTLKDAGGQIPCAMWRRAAAGLRFDPQEGTQVLARGSVNLYEAQGKVQLYVTEMQPVGMGALYLAFVQRKQKLEREGLFDPSRKRPIPRHPRAIGVVTSLSGAAVRDVVRIATRRYPLAALVVRGVRVQGEGAAQEIAEAIAQFNAQTGSARVDVLVVGRGGGSLEDLWAFNEEVVARAIAASRIPVVSAVGHETDFTIADFVADLRAPTPSAAAELAVPDREDLLRTLDREAALLARRAADALRERAQRLDDTHERLLRGAQAVLERANMALVREAKALDSLSPLATLARGYAIARTEQGVVRSVRSVTAGEAMDVIVADGTIQTKVKRTEANP; this is translated from the coding sequence CTGCCGACGGGCGTTTCCGAGCCGGCGGAGGGCCCGCCTCCGTCCGTCCCCTACCTCAGCGTCACGGAGCTCAACCTCCACCTCAAGGCTCGCCTGGAGTCCGACGAGCGCCTCGCGGACGTCTGGGTGAAGGGCGAGGTGTCGAACTTCAAGCGCGCCGAGTCCGGCCACCTTTACTTCACGCTCAAGGACGCCGGAGGCCAGATCCCCTGCGCCATGTGGCGGCGCGCTGCGGCCGGCCTGCGCTTTGATCCGCAGGAGGGCACGCAGGTGCTGGCACGCGGCAGCGTGAACCTCTACGAGGCGCAGGGCAAGGTGCAACTGTACGTCACGGAGATGCAGCCCGTGGGCATGGGCGCGCTGTACCTCGCGTTCGTGCAGCGCAAGCAGAAGCTCGAGCGCGAGGGCCTCTTCGATCCGTCGCGCAAGCGCCCGATCCCGCGTCACCCGCGCGCCATCGGTGTCGTGACGTCGCTCTCCGGCGCCGCCGTGCGCGACGTCGTCCGGATCGCCACCCGCCGCTATCCGCTTGCCGCGCTCGTGGTTCGCGGCGTGCGCGTGCAGGGCGAGGGCGCCGCGCAGGAGATCGCCGAAGCGATCGCGCAGTTCAACGCGCAGACGGGATCGGCCCGCGTGGACGTGCTCGTGGTCGGCCGCGGCGGCGGAAGCCTCGAAGACCTTTGGGCCTTCAACGAAGAGGTCGTGGCGCGCGCGATCGCCGCCTCGCGCATCCCCGTCGTGTCGGCCGTGGGCCACGAGACGGACTTCACGATCGCTGACTTTGTTGCCGACCTGCGGGCTCCGACGCCCTCGGCGGCCGCCGAGCTTGCCGTGCCCGACCGCGAGGATCTCCTTCGCACGCTCGACCGCGAGGCGGCGCTTCTTGCGCGCCGCGCCGCCGACGCGCTCCGCGAGCGCGCGCAGCGGCTCGACGACACCCATGAGCGGCTCCTGCGCGGCGCGCAGGCCGTCCTCGAGCGCGCCAACATGGCCCTCGTGCGGGAGGCGAAGGCGCTCGACTCGCTCTCGCCGCTTGCAACGCTTGCCCGCGGCTACGCGATCGCGCGGACGGAGCAGGGCGTGGTCCGCAGCGTGCGGAGCGTGACGGCCGGGGAGGCCATGGACGTGATCGTGGCCGACGGGACGATCCAGACCAAAGTCAAACGGACGGAGGCGAATCCATGA
- a CDS encoding acyl-CoA dehydrogenase family protein, protein MVHLALTEEQRAIRDLAHAFAEKEIRPVAAKADKTKEFPWPTVRRMGELGFLGVNVPEQYGGAGADAVSFALVTEEIAWGDATHMGAFGANNSLTCAPILRFGTEEQKQKFLVPLASGKWLGAYSLSEPSAGSDAAALKTTARREGDVYVLNGVKSWVTSGSIADLVLVYATIDPALGSRGVTAFLVPKGTRGMTAGKVEDKMGMRASPTSELVFEDCAVPAENVLGRPGEGFKIALSTLDGGRIMSAMGATGIARAALEDAIGYAKTREAFGKPIANHQAIQHMIADMATWIDAGRLLALKAAQLRDRGERYTMEASVAKLLATERATQVCLRAVQILGGAGYTREFAVERYLRDVKVFEIFEGTSEIQRLVIARQLGLHA, encoded by the coding sequence ATGGTCCACCTCGCGCTCACGGAGGAGCAGCGCGCCATCCGCGATCTCGCCCACGCGTTCGCGGAGAAGGAGATCCGCCCGGTCGCCGCGAAGGCGGACAAGACGAAGGAGTTCCCCTGGCCCACGGTCCGCCGCATGGGCGAGCTTGGCTTCCTTGGCGTGAACGTGCCCGAACAGTACGGCGGCGCCGGCGCCGACGCCGTGAGCTTCGCGCTTGTCACCGAGGAGATCGCCTGGGGCGACGCCACGCACATGGGCGCCTTTGGCGCCAACAACTCGCTCACGTGCGCTCCCATCCTCCGCTTCGGCACCGAGGAGCAGAAGCAGAAGTTCCTCGTTCCGCTCGCCTCCGGCAAGTGGCTTGGCGCCTACTCGCTCTCCGAGCCCTCGGCCGGAAGCGACGCTGCCGCGCTCAAGACGACCGCGCGGCGCGAGGGGGACGTCTACGTCCTCAACGGCGTGAAGTCGTGGGTGACAAGCGGCAGCATCGCCGATCTCGTGCTCGTCTACGCGACGATCGACCCGGCGCTTGGAAGCCGCGGCGTCACGGCCTTCCTCGTGCCCAAGGGAACCCGCGGCATGACCGCGGGCAAGGTGGAGGACAAGATGGGCATGCGCGCAAGCCCCACCTCGGAGCTCGTCTTCGAAGACTGCGCCGTCCCCGCCGAGAACGTGCTTGGGAGGCCCGGCGAGGGGTTCAAGATCGCCCTCTCCACGCTCGACGGCGGCCGCATCATGAGCGCCATGGGCGCCACGGGCATCGCGCGCGCGGCGCTCGAGGACGCGATCGGCTACGCGAAGACGCGGGAGGCCTTTGGCAAGCCCATCGCCAACCATCAGGCGATCCAGCACATGATCGCCGACATGGCCACGTGGATCGACGCCGGCCGGCTCCTTGCCCTGAAGGCGGCGCAGCTGCGCGACCGCGGCGAGCGCTACACGATGGAGGCAAGCGTCGCCAAGCTCCTGGCGACGGAGCGGGCGACCCAAGTCTGCCTCCGGGCCGTGCAGATCCTCGGGGGCGCCGGGTACACCCGCGAGTTCGCCGTGGAGCGTTATCTCCGGGACGTGAAGGTGTTCGAGATCTTCGAGGGGACAAGCGAGATCCAGCGCCTCGTGATCGCCCGCCAGTTGGGCCTTCACGCATAG
- a CDS encoding DedA family protein has protein sequence MSSLTEALVELAAETMHALGYFGVYVLMVMESFITPIPSMAVMPTVGFLVADGRMELGLAILASSAGSLTGSLVGYATGARLGRPALLRYGRYFLLHERHLRRTEELFARYGGAVVFVGRFLPVVRHLISIPAGMGRMPLPRFVAFTLLGATAWNCILLVVGMTLRSEWHVVRAGYAWVDYAVVAALAALVVWWVVSHRRRSGADVDAAAEPAR, from the coding sequence TTGTCGAGCCTCACCGAGGCCCTGGTCGAGCTGGCCGCCGAGACCATGCACGCGCTGGGTTACTTCGGCGTGTACGTGCTCATGGTGATGGAGTCGTTCATCACGCCCATCCCGAGCATGGCCGTGATGCCCACGGTCGGGTTCCTCGTCGCCGACGGTCGCATGGAGCTTGGCCTTGCGATCCTCGCCTCAAGCGCAGGCAGCCTCACCGGATCGCTCGTCGGCTACGCCACGGGCGCTCGCCTGGGGCGCCCGGCGCTTCTGCGATACGGCCGGTACTTTCTGCTCCACGAGCGGCACCTTCGCAGGACGGAGGAGCTGTTTGCCCGCTACGGGGGCGCGGTGGTCTTCGTGGGCCGGTTCCTTCCCGTCGTGCGGCACCTCATCAGCATCCCGGCGGGCATGGGCCGCATGCCGCTTCCGCGCTTTGTCGCCTTCACGCTCCTTGGCGCCACCGCGTGGAATTGCATCCTGCTTGTCGTCGGCATGACGCTGCGTTCGGAGTGGCACGTCGTCCGCGCCGGGTACGCGTGGGTGGACTACGCGGTCGTCGCCGCGCTTGCCGCCCTCGTCGTCTGGTGGGTCGTCTCGCACCGCCGGCGCAGCGGAGCCGACGTCGACGCGGCGGCCGAGCCCGCGCGCTAG